A genomic region of Arachis hypogaea cultivar Tifrunner chromosome 5, arahy.Tifrunner.gnm2.J5K5, whole genome shotgun sequence contains the following coding sequences:
- the LOC112800442 gene encoding uncharacterized protein gives MRLLCFLVVLLQHYHQTLSATMSENRALLSLRAAITDATPPSLSSWNATTPYCSWLAVTCDHRRHVIALDLTGLGLSGTLSGDVSHLPFLSNLSLADNTFSGPIPPSLSSLSALRLLNLSNNGFNGTFPDELSRLNNLQVLDLYNNNLTGQLPLAVTQMQNLLHLHLGGNYFFGQIPPEYGSWHRLQYLAVSGNELAGPIPPEIGNLTSLRELYIGYYNTYTGGIPPEIGNMSALVRFDAANCGLTGEIPREIGKLQNLDTLFLQVNALAGSLTREIGNLKSLKSLDLSNNALSGEIPASFAELKNLTLLNLFRNKLHGSIPEFIGELPALEVLHLWENNFTGSIPQGLGNNGKLIDVDLSSNKLTGTLPPHVCSGNRLQTLITLGNFLFGPIPESLGKCESLNRIRMGDNFLNGSIPKGLFGLPNISQVELQDNLLTGQFPEADAFSVNLGQISLSNNQLSGPLPPSIGNFSGMQKLLLDGNKFSGPIPPQIGRLQQLSKIDISHNLLSGPIPKEISQCKLLTFVDLSRNELSGEIPNEVTGMRILNYLNLSRNHLVGDIPSSISTMQSLTSVDFSYNNLSGLVPGTGQFSYFNYTSFLGNPDLCGPYLSPCKDGSGSGGHQNHAKGHLSSSLKLIIVIGLLVFSIVFAAVAILKARSLKKASEGRSWKLTAFQRLDFTVDDVLDCLKEDNIIGKGGAGIVYKGAMPNGEQVAVKRLPAMSRGSSHDHGFNAEIQTLGRIRHRHIVRLLGFCSNHETNLLVYEYMPNGSLGEVLHGKKGGHLHWDTRYKIAVEAAKGLCYLHHDCSPLIVHRDVKSNNILLDSGFEAHVADFGLAKFLQDSGASECMSAIAGSYGYIAPEYAYTLKVDEKSDVYSFGVVLLELITGRKPVGEFGDGVDIVQWVRKMTDSNKEGALKVLDPRLPSVPLHEVMHVFYVAMLCVEEQAIERPTMREVVQILTEVPKPPGSKQGDLTITESSLSSSKALESPNAASNDHEHEHEHEHEHPPQSPPTDLLSI, from the exons ATGCGTCTCCTTTGCTTTCTTGTGGTCTTGTTACAGCACTATCATCAAACCCTCTCCGCAACCATGTCGGAGAACCGTGCTCTTCTCTCTCTCAGAGCCGCCATCACTGATGCaacccctccctctctctcttcctgGAACGCCACCACCCCATACTGCTCCTGGCTCGCCGTAACCTGCGACCACCGCCGCCACGTCATTGCCCTCGACCTCACTGGCCTGGGCCTCTCTGGTACGCTCTCCGGCGATGTCTCCCACCTCCCCTTCCTCTCCAACCTCTCTCTCGCCGACAACACCTTCTCCGGCCCCATCCCGCCTTCTCTCTCGTCACTCTCCGCACTCCGACTCCTCAACCTCTCCAACAACGGCTTCAACGGAACCTTCCCCGACGAACTCTCTCGCCTCAACAACCTGCAAGTTCTCGACCTCTACAACAACAACCTCACCGGACAGCTTCCTCTTGCCGTCACTCAGATGCAGAACCTCCTGCATTTGCACCTAGGTGGCAACTACTTCTTCGGCCAGATCCCGCCCGAGTACGGAAGCTGGCACCGTCTCCAGTACCTGGCTGTTTCCGGTAACGAGCTCGCCGGACCTATCCCGCCGGAGATTGGGAACCTCACCAGCCTCCGGGAGCTTTACATTGGCTACTACAACACCTACACCGGCGGCATTCCGCCGGAGATCGGAAACATGTCGGCGCTGGTTAGGTTCGACGCTGCCAACTGTGGATTAACCGGGGAGATTCCACGGGAGATTGGAAAGCTCCAGAACCTCGACACTCTGTTTCTTCAGGTGAATGCGCTTGCAGGTTCACTGACGAGAGAGATTGGGAATTTAAAGAGCTTAAAATCATTGGATTTATCCAACAACGCACTTTCCGGCGAGATTCCGGCGAGTTTTGCGGAGCTGAAAAACCTAACTCTGCTGAACCTGTTCAGGAACAAGCTTCACGGTTCAATACCAGAGTTCATTGGTGAGTTACCAGCATTGGAAGTGCTTCACCTTTGGGAGAACAACTTCACCGGAAGCATTCCTCAGGGTTTGGGAAACAACGGTAAGCTCATCGACGTTGATCTTTCTTCCAACAAGCTGACTGGGACGCTTCCTCCTCACGTGTGTTCTGGTAACCGCCTTCAGACTCTGATAACTCTGGGTAACTTTCTCTTCGGTCCAATCCCTGAATCGCTTGGCAAGTGTGAATCCCTCAATAGGATCCGAATGGGTGACAATTTTCTCAATGGTTCAATCCCAAAGGGTCTCTTCGGCCTTCCGAATATCTCGCAGGTTGAGCTTCAGGACAATCTTCTCACGGGTCAGTTCCCTGAAGCTGATGCTTTCTCTGTGAATCTCGGTCAGATTAGTCTTTCTAACAACCAGCTTTCTGGGCCGTTGCCACCTTCCATTGGGAACTTCTCCGGCATGCAAAAACTCCTCCTTGATGGCAACAAGTTCTCTGGTCCGATCCCACCGCAGATTGGGAGGTTGCAGCAGCTGTCCAAAATTGATATCAGCCACAATCTTCTCTCGGGTCCTATCCCGAAAGAGATTAGCCAATGCAAGTTGTTAACTTTCGTTGATCTTAGCCGAAATGAGCTCTCTGGTGAGATTCCTAACGAGGTCACCGGAATGAGGATACTGAATTACTTGAACCTCTCCAGGAACCATCTTGTTGGTGACATTCCTTCGTCCATATCCACAATGCAGAGCTTGACTTCTGTTGATTTTTCGTATAACAATCTCTCTGGTTTGGTTCCTGGCACCGGCCAATTCAGCTACTTCAACTACACCTCTTTCCTTGGAAACCCTGATCTCTGCGGACCCTATTTGAGTCCTTGCAAGGATGGTTCTGGCAGTGGTGGCCACCAAAATCATGCTAAAGgccatctctcttcttctttgaagCTTATAATTGTGATAGGATTGCTTGTGTTCTCCATTGTTTTTGCAGCAGTGGCAATCTTAAAGGCTAGGTCTTTGAAGAAGGCAAGCGAGGGTCGCTCTTGGAAATTGACTGCATTCCAACGTTTGGACTTCACGGTGGATGATGTTTTGGATTGCTTGAAAGAGGACAACATAATAGGGAAAGGAGGTGCAGGCATTGTGTACAAGGGCGCAATGCCGAACGGGGAGCAGGTTGCTGTGAAGAGGCTTCCAGCTATGAGTAGAGGCTCTTCTCATGATCATGGATTCAATGCGGAGATTCAGACATTGGGGCGGATCCGACACAGGCACATTGTTAGGTTACTAGGTTTCTGTTCTAACCATGAGACCAATCTTTTAGTGTATGAGTACATGCCCAATGGAAGTCTAGGTGAAGTTCTTCATGGGAAGAAAGGGGGGCATTTGCATTGGGACACAAGGTACAAAATTGCTGTGGAGGCTGCAAAGGGTCTTTGCTATCTACACCATGATTGTTCACCTCTCATTGTTCATCGAGATGTGAAATCAAACAACATACTTCTTGATTCTGGTTTTGAAGCTCATGTTGCTGATTTTGGGCTTGCCAAATTCTTGCAAGATTCTGGAGCATCTGAGTGCATGTCCGCAATTGCCGGATCATATGGATACATAGCCCCCG AGTATGCCTACACATTGAAAGTCGATGAGAAGAGCGATGTGTACAGCTTTGGCGTGGTCCTTTTGGAGCTCATAACAGGGAGGAAACCAGTTGGAGAATTCGGAGACGGTGTGGATATTGTGCAGTGGGTGAGGAAAATGACAGACTCTAACAAGGAAGGAGCTCTCAAAGTTCTTGATCCAAGGCTTCCCTCAGTTCCCCTTCATGAGGTGATGCATGTTTTCTATGTAGCAATGCTGTGTGTTGAAGAACAAGCAATAGAGCGTCCAACTATGCGTGAAGTTGTTCAGATTCTCACAGAGGTTCCAAAGCCTCCTGGGTCTAAACAAGGAGACTTAACAATTACAGAGTCATCTTTGTCTTCATCAAAAGCATTAGAGTCTCCAAATGCAGCCTCAAATGATCATGAACATGAACATGAGCATGAGCATGAACACCCCCCTCAATCTCCACCAACTGATCTTCTAAGCATTTGA